In the genome of Deltaproteobacteria bacterium, one region contains:
- a CDS encoding LLM class F420-dependent oxidoreductase: protein MQFMLQYPDFHGAGGDMLDAGSVAEIAVAAERAGFGGLAFTEHPAPGARWLAAGGHQALDPFVALGGAATVTTRIRLLTYLTVVPYRNPLLLAKSAATVDRLSNGRFILGAGAGYLKGEFAALGADFDERNASFDEALDILPLSWRGEPFSYQGKRFSARDVQVLPKPAQQPIPIWLGGNSKATLRRVAERCQGWMPLVGPAELFKTARTANAGSHGDIAATMHALRGAAAQRGATLDLALPYSVADVAKSLADGDRHREAFAHLAEIGATWLIVTLRSAPREAVLDFIAAFGETHLGR, encoded by the coding sequence CCCCGACTTCCATGGCGCGGGCGGCGACATGCTCGATGCGGGCAGCGTCGCCGAGATCGCAGTCGCCGCGGAGCGCGCGGGCTTCGGCGGCCTCGCGTTCACCGAGCATCCTGCGCCGGGTGCGCGGTGGCTCGCGGCTGGCGGGCACCAGGCTCTCGATCCGTTCGTCGCGCTCGGCGGCGCCGCCACGGTGACGACGCGCATTCGGCTCCTCACGTACCTGACGGTCGTCCCGTACCGAAACCCGCTGCTCCTCGCGAAGTCCGCGGCGACCGTCGATCGCCTCTCGAATGGGCGCTTCATCTTGGGCGCCGGCGCTGGCTACTTGAAGGGCGAGTTCGCCGCGCTCGGCGCCGACTTCGATGAGCGCAACGCCAGCTTCGACGAAGCGCTCGACATCCTGCCGCTCTCGTGGCGCGGCGAACCCTTCAGTTATCAGGGCAAGCGCTTCAGCGCGCGCGACGTGCAGGTGTTGCCGAAGCCCGCGCAGCAGCCGATTCCGATCTGGCTCGGCGGCAACTCGAAGGCGACGCTGCGCCGCGTCGCCGAGCGCTGCCAAGGCTGGATGCCGCTCGTCGGCCCCGCAGAGCTGTTCAAGACCGCGCGCACCGCTAACGCCGGATCGCACGGCGACATCGCGGCCACGATGCATGCGTTGCGAGGGGCCGCGGCGCAGCGCGGCGCCACGCTCGATCTGGCGCTCCCGTACAGCGTGGCCGATGTCGCGAAGTCTCTCGCCGATGGGGACCGCCACCGCGAAGCCTTCGCGCACCTCGCCGAGATCGGCGCGACCTGGCTGATCGTCACGCTCCGCTCGGCGCCGCGCGAAGCCGTGCTCGACTTCATCGCCGCGTTCGGCGAGACGCATCTCGGCCGCTGA